The Microbacter sp. GSS18 genome has a segment encoding these proteins:
- a CDS encoding shikimate kinase produces the protein MSDGGAIVLIGPMGAGKTSVGRRVAKALGLEFADTDAAVVREHGPIEEIFRAQGETRFRQIERAAVERALQGGGVVSLGGGAVLDPATRRDLAGHRVVLLTIEPRIVASRVRGSARPLLADGGDAMARWNEIYAQRRPIYEGLADVTFDTSSGPLQRVVEDIVAWVRRDEEAS, from the coding sequence ATGAGCGACGGCGGCGCCATCGTCCTCATCGGCCCCATGGGCGCGGGCAAGACCAGCGTCGGTCGTCGTGTCGCCAAGGCCCTGGGCCTGGAGTTCGCCGACACGGATGCCGCCGTGGTGCGCGAGCACGGCCCCATCGAGGAGATCTTCCGCGCGCAGGGCGAGACGCGCTTCCGGCAGATCGAGCGCGCCGCCGTCGAGCGCGCGCTCCAGGGCGGCGGCGTCGTCTCGCTCGGCGGCGGCGCCGTGCTGGACCCCGCCACCCGCCGGGACCTGGCGGGTCATCGGGTCGTGCTCCTGACGATCGAGCCGCGCATCGTGGCCTCGCGGGTCCGAGGATCGGCCCGGCCGCTCCTGGCGGACGGCGGCGACGCCATGGCCCGGTGGAACGAGATCTACGCGCAGCGCCGGCCCATCTACGAAGGCCTCGCCGACGTGACCTTCGACACATCCAGCGGACCGCTCCAGCGCGTGGTGGAGGACATCGTCGCGTGGGTGCGACGAGACGAGGAGGCATCGTGA
- a CDS encoding 3-dehydroquinate dehydratase → MSAPRRLLLVNGPNLNLLGTREPGIYGADTLADVERLVHETAAAHGFEVRSVQSNHEGVLIDAIHAAREDCAGIVINPGGLTHTSVVLRDALSGVALPVAEIHISNVYERESFRHFSYVRDVAAVHVIGEGVPGYATATTRLIEVVTGAADG, encoded by the coding sequence ATGAGCGCGCCGCGTCGCCTGCTGCTGGTCAACGGGCCCAATCTGAATCTGCTCGGGACGCGCGAGCCCGGGATCTACGGGGCGGACACGCTCGCCGACGTCGAGCGCCTCGTTCACGAGACCGCGGCCGCCCACGGCTTCGAGGTGCGGTCGGTCCAGAGCAACCACGAGGGTGTGCTCATCGACGCCATCCACGCCGCGCGCGAGGATTGCGCGGGCATCGTCATCAACCCCGGCGGCCTGACGCACACGTCGGTGGTCCTGCGCGACGCCCTCTCCGGCGTCGCGCTGCCGGTGGCCGAGATCCACATCTCGAACGTGTACGAGCGGGAGTCGTTCCGGCACTTCTCGTATGTCAGGGACGTCGCCGCGGTGCACGTCATCGGCGAGGGCGTGCCGGGATACGCCACCGCGACGACCCGGCTCATCGAGGTCGTCACGGGGGCCGCCGACGGCTGA
- the alaS gene encoding alanine--tRNA ligase produces the protein MKTAEIAQRYLDYFEKNDHTIVPSASLVSPDPSILFTIAGMVPFIPYLNGTVPAPYPRAADVQKCIRTNDIEEVGKTARHGTFFQMLGNWSFGDYFKQGAIEYAWELLTAPEASGGLGFDERDLWVTVYEDDDEAFGLWRGIGLPEERIQRFGAADNYWSTGQPGPAGPCSEIYFDRGPKYGRDGGPAVDDDRFTEIWNLVFMQYEITNVRSKTEFDVVGELPQKNIDTGMGLERVAFIKQGVENMYETDQVRPVLDRAVDLSGRAYGANHEDDVRFRVIADHVRSSLMLLSDGVTPSNEGRGYILRRLMRRTVRSMRLLGVDVATFPELFTASRDAMSSAYPVVTEDWERISRSAFAEEETFLRTLASGSTILDLAVEKTKDAGGTSIAGAEAFLLHDTYGFPIDLTLEIAEEAGLSVDRAAFDTLMQEQRSRAKADAKSRKRALADPAAYRELRAHGETVFTGYTDLETESSVLGILIDGRAADRATQGEIAEVILAETALYAESGGQVADKGVIVGPGFELEVLDVQKPVPGLVSHTVEVTSGEVGVGQAARAVVDAQNRRQARQAHSATHLVHAALRDTLGKTATQAGSLNRAGYLRFDFAWSQALSEDTRTEIEEIANTAVRENLEVTTRVLALDEAKSLGAMALFGEKYGETVRMVDIGGPWSRELCAGTHVATSAEVGLISLVGESSVGASNRRVEALVGLDAFRSLAAERALVSQLTSTLKTPRDQLPARIAELTASLKAAEKKIAAFEAQALADRAPALAATATTTGPYRVVAQSLGTAASADDVRTVALQVRDRLGSDAGVVALGADVGGRAIVVVAANEAARAAGARAGALVKVAAGVLGGGGGGRDDVAQGGGTDVSAMPAALTSISEALAA, from the coding sequence ATGAAGACCGCTGAGATCGCGCAGCGCTACCTCGACTACTTCGAGAAGAACGACCACACCATCGTCCCGTCGGCCTCGCTCGTGAGCCCCGACCCGTCGATCCTGTTCACGATCGCGGGCATGGTGCCGTTCATCCCCTACCTCAACGGCACCGTCCCCGCGCCGTATCCGCGCGCCGCGGACGTGCAGAAGTGCATCCGCACGAACGACATCGAAGAGGTCGGGAAGACCGCACGCCACGGCACGTTCTTCCAGATGCTCGGCAACTGGTCCTTCGGCGACTACTTCAAGCAGGGCGCCATCGAGTACGCGTGGGAGCTGCTGACCGCCCCCGAGGCCTCGGGCGGGCTCGGCTTCGACGAACGTGATCTGTGGGTCACCGTCTACGAGGACGACGACGAGGCCTTCGGCCTGTGGCGTGGGATCGGTCTGCCCGAGGAGCGCATCCAGCGCTTCGGCGCCGCCGACAACTACTGGTCGACGGGCCAGCCGGGACCTGCCGGCCCGTGCTCCGAGATCTACTTCGACCGCGGGCCCAAGTACGGCCGCGACGGCGGGCCGGCGGTGGACGACGACCGGTTCACCGAGATCTGGAATCTCGTGTTCATGCAGTACGAGATCACCAACGTGCGCTCCAAGACGGAGTTCGACGTCGTCGGCGAGCTTCCGCAGAAGAACATCGACACCGGCATGGGCCTCGAGCGCGTCGCGTTCATCAAGCAGGGCGTCGAGAACATGTACGAGACCGACCAGGTCCGTCCGGTGCTGGACCGCGCCGTCGACCTCTCGGGGCGCGCCTACGGCGCGAACCACGAGGACGACGTCCGCTTCCGCGTCATCGCCGACCATGTCCGCTCGTCGCTCATGCTGCTCTCCGACGGCGTCACCCCCTCCAACGAGGGTCGCGGCTACATCCTGCGGCGCCTGATGCGCCGGACCGTCCGCTCGATGCGTCTGCTCGGCGTGGACGTGGCGACCTTCCCCGAGCTGTTCACCGCGTCGCGCGACGCGATGTCGTCGGCCTACCCGGTCGTCACCGAGGACTGGGAGCGCATCTCGCGGTCGGCGTTCGCCGAGGAGGAGACGTTCCTGCGCACGCTCGCATCGGGCTCGACGATCCTCGATCTGGCGGTGGAGAAGACGAAGGACGCCGGCGGCACCTCGATCGCGGGCGCCGAGGCGTTCCTGCTGCACGACACCTACGGGTTCCCGATCGACCTCACGCTGGAGATCGCCGAGGAGGCGGGCCTCAGCGTCGACCGGGCCGCGTTCGACACCCTCATGCAGGAGCAGCGGTCGCGGGCCAAGGCCGACGCGAAGTCGCGCAAGCGCGCCCTCGCCGATCCCGCGGCGTACCGTGAGCTGCGCGCACACGGCGAGACGGTCTTCACCGGCTACACCGATCTCGAGACCGAATCCAGCGTGCTCGGGATCCTCATCGACGGTCGTGCCGCCGACCGCGCGACGCAGGGCGAGATCGCCGAGGTCATCCTCGCCGAGACCGCTCTGTACGCCGAGTCCGGCGGCCAGGTCGCCGACAAGGGCGTCATCGTCGGGCCCGGGTTCGAACTCGAGGTGCTCGACGTGCAGAAGCCCGTTCCCGGGCTCGTCAGCCACACCGTCGAGGTGACGTCGGGGGAGGTCGGCGTCGGACAGGCCGCGCGCGCGGTCGTCGACGCGCAGAACCGCCGCCAGGCACGCCAGGCGCATTCGGCGACCCACCTCGTCCACGCCGCCCTGCGCGACACCCTCGGCAAGACGGCGACCCAGGCCGGATCGCTCAACCGCGCCGGCTATCTGCGATTCGACTTCGCGTGGTCGCAGGCGCTGTCGGAGGACACGCGCACCGAGATCGAGGAGATCGCGAACACGGCGGTGCGCGAGAACCTCGAGGTGACCACGCGCGTGCTGGCCCTCGATGAGGCCAAGTCCCTCGGCGCGATGGCGCTGTTCGGCGAGAAGTACGGCGAGACCGTGCGCATGGTCGACATCGGCGGCCCGTGGTCCCGCGAGCTGTGCGCCGGGACGCACGTCGCCACGAGCGCCGAGGTCGGCCTGATCAGCCTCGTCGGCGAGTCGAGCGTCGGCGCCTCCAACCGCCGCGTCGAGGCGCTCGTCGGGCTCGACGCCTTCCGCTCCCTCGCCGCCGAGCGTGCGCTGGTGTCGCAGCTGACCTCGACCCTGAAGACCCCGCGCGACCAGCTGCCCGCGCGCATCGCCGAGCTCACGGCGAGCCTGAAGGCGGCCGAGAAGAAGATCGCCGCGTTCGAGGCGCAGGCCCTCGCCGACCGCGCCCCCGCACTGGCGGCGACCGCGACCACGACCGGACCGTACCGTGTCGTCGCCCAGTCGCTCGGCACGGCGGCTTCGGCCGACGACGTGCGTACCGTCGCACTCCAGGTGCGCGACCGCCTCGGGTCCGACGCGGGCGTCGTCGCGCTCGGCGCCGACGTCGGCGGACGCGCGATCGTGGTCGTGGCCGCCAACGAGGCCGCACGCGCGGCGGGCGCCAGGGCGGGCGCGCTCGTCAAGGTCGCCGCGGGCGTGCTCGGCGGCGGCGGCGGCGGCCGCGACGACGTGGCCCAGGGAGGCGGGACCGACGTTTCGGCGATGCCCGCCGCGCTGACGTCGATTTCGGAGGCCTTGGCGGCGTGA
- the ruvX gene encoding Holliday junction resolvase RuvX, whose translation MSGFRRGVRLGVDVGRARVGVARCDPDGLLATPLETVPRNDEATARVAALADEHDALEILVGLPVNLRGEDTASTVDAREFAAALQAASGRTVRLVDERLSTVSAHAALRDAGRTQRRSRSIVDQVAAVVLLQQALDVEKSSGKPAGSSIPQEPA comes from the coding sequence GTGAGCGGTTTCCGTCGGGGAGTGCGGCTGGGCGTCGATGTCGGCAGGGCCCGCGTCGGCGTCGCCCGCTGCGACCCCGACGGCCTGCTCGCCACGCCCCTCGAGACCGTGCCGCGCAACGACGAGGCGACCGCACGCGTGGCGGCGCTGGCGGACGAGCACGACGCACTCGAGATCCTCGTCGGACTTCCCGTCAACCTGCGCGGTGAGGACACCGCCTCGACGGTCGACGCGCGCGAGTTCGCGGCCGCGCTGCAGGCGGCATCCGGACGCACGGTGCGGCTCGTCGACGAGCGCCTGAGCACCGTCTCGGCGCACGCCGCGCTGCGTGATGCGGGGCGAACCCAGCGACGTTCACGTAGCATTGTCGATCAGGTCGCGGCCGTGGTCCTCCTGCAGCAGGCATTGGATGTCGAAAAGAGCTCGGGGAAACCGGCCGGATCCTCCATCCCCCAGGAGCCCGCCTGA
- the aroB gene encoding 3-dehydroquinate synthase, with amino-acid sequence MTEQTTISVTGDAGYDITVGRGILSTLGAALPPAARKVLVIHPPTLAAQAESLREGLVGDREVLLAEIPDAEAGKRVEVAAFCWQVMGKADFTRTDAVVGFGGGAVTDLAGFVAATWLRGVDVVQVPTTVLGMVDAAVGGKTGINTAEGKNLVGAFWAPRAVLCDLDLLDTLSRNERVAGYAEVVKAGFIAEPEILDLVEADPEDATEPRSDAFRRSIELAIAMKARVVGEDLREAGLREILNYGHTLGHAIEHAERYRWRHGAAVSVGMVFAAELSRLAGRLSDDAAARHRDILESLGLPTTYRPGGWPQLLATMQRDKKSRGGMLRFIVLDDIAKPTVLQAPDESLLFAAYQEVAG; translated from the coding sequence GTGACCGAGCAGACGACGATCAGCGTGACCGGCGACGCCGGGTACGACATCACGGTGGGCCGCGGCATCCTCTCGACCCTGGGCGCGGCGCTGCCTCCGGCGGCGCGCAAGGTCCTCGTGATCCATCCGCCGACGCTCGCGGCGCAGGCCGAGTCGCTGCGCGAGGGCCTCGTGGGCGACCGCGAGGTGCTGCTCGCCGAGATCCCGGATGCCGAGGCGGGAAAGCGCGTCGAGGTCGCCGCGTTCTGCTGGCAGGTCATGGGCAAGGCCGACTTCACCCGCACCGACGCCGTCGTCGGCTTCGGCGGGGGAGCGGTCACCGACCTCGCGGGCTTCGTCGCCGCGACATGGCTGCGCGGCGTCGACGTCGTCCAGGTGCCCACCACGGTGCTCGGGATGGTGGACGCCGCCGTCGGCGGCAAGACCGGCATCAACACCGCCGAGGGCAAGAACCTCGTCGGCGCCTTCTGGGCACCGCGCGCCGTGCTGTGCGATCTCGACCTGCTCGACACGCTCTCGCGCAATGAGCGGGTCGCGGGCTACGCCGAAGTGGTCAAGGCCGGCTTCATCGCCGAGCCCGAGATCCTCGACCTCGTCGAGGCCGATCCGGAGGACGCTACCGAGCCGCGCAGCGACGCCTTCCGGCGGAGCATCGAACTCGCCATCGCCATGAAGGCCCGCGTCGTGGGTGAGGATCTGCGCGAGGCCGGGCTGCGCGAGATCCTCAATTACGGTCACACCCTCGGCCATGCCATCGAGCACGCCGAGCGGTACCGCTGGCGCCACGGTGCGGCCGTCTCGGTGGGGATGGTGTTCGCCGCCGAGCTGTCGCGGCTGGCCGGACGACTCTCCGACGACGCCGCCGCGCGCCACCGGGACATCCTCGAGAGCCTCGGGCTGCCCACCACCTACCGCCCGGGCGGCTGGCCGCAGCTGCTCGCCACGATGCAGCGCGACAAGAAGAGCCGCGGCGGGATGCTGCGCTTCATCGTGCTCGACGACATCGCCAAGCCCACGGTGCTGCAGGCCCCCGACGAGTCGCTCCTGTTCGCCGCCTATCAGGAGGTCGCCGGATGA
- the rpsD gene encoding 30S ribosomal protein S4, producing MATKSQDRRKVRMSRALGVALTPKAARYLEKRPYAPGEHGRTKRKADSDYAVRLREKQRLREQYGIREKQLRIQFEEARRKDGLTGENLVEQLEMRLDALVVRAGFARTTAQARQLVVHRHILVDGQLVDRPSFRVKPGQLIHVKPKSETLEPFQVAAAGGHAEVLPPVPGYLEVELDKLQARLVRRPKRAEVPVTCEVQLVVEYYAAR from the coding sequence GTGGCAACGAAGTCCCAGGACCGCCGCAAGGTCCGCATGTCCCGCGCCCTCGGCGTCGCCCTGACGCCGAAGGCCGCCCGCTACCTCGAGAAGCGCCCGTACGCCCCCGGCGAGCACGGCCGCACCAAGCGCAAGGCCGACAGCGACTACGCCGTCCGCCTCCGCGAGAAGCAGCGTCTGCGCGAGCAGTACGGCATTCGCGAGAAGCAGCTGCGCATCCAGTTCGAGGAGGCCCGCCGCAAGGACGGCCTGACGGGTGAGAACCTCGTCGAGCAGCTCGAGATGCGTCTGGACGCCCTCGTCGTGCGTGCCGGCTTCGCCCGCACCACCGCGCAGGCGCGCCAGCTCGTCGTGCACCGCCACATCCTCGTGGACGGCCAGCTCGTCGACCGCCCGTCGTTCCGTGTGAAGCCGGGTCAGCTCATCCACGTCAAGCCCAAGAGCGAGACTCTCGAGCCCTTCCAGGTGGCGGCCGCCGGCGGCCACGCCGAGGTCCTGCCCCCCGTTCCGGGCTACCTCGAGGTCGAGCTCGACAAGCTGCAGGCCCGCCTCGTGCGCCGTCCCAAGCGCGCCGAGGTTCCGGTCACCTGCGAGGTCCAGCTCGTCGTCGAGTACTACGCCGCTCGCTGA
- the efp gene encoding elongation factor P, whose protein sequence is MASTADIKNGVVLSIDGQLWSVVEFQHVKPGKGGAFVRTKLKNVISGKVVDKTYNAGAKVDIQNVDRRDYQYLYNDGESFVFMDLDDYDQINVPASVVGDAANFMLENQNVTIALHDGNPLYLDLPASVVLEITYTEPGLQGDRSSAGTKAATVETGYEIQVPLFLETGTKVKVDTRTGDYLGRVN, encoded by the coding sequence ATGGCTTCCACCGCAGACATCAAGAACGGCGTCGTCCTCAGCATCGACGGACAGCTCTGGAGCGTCGTGGAGTTCCAGCACGTCAAGCCGGGCAAGGGCGGGGCGTTCGTCCGCACGAAGCTGAAGAACGTCATCAGCGGCAAGGTCGTCGACAAGACGTACAACGCCGGCGCCAAGGTCGACATCCAGAACGTCGACCGTCGCGACTACCAGTACCTGTACAACGACGGCGAGAGCTTCGTCTTCATGGACCTGGACGACTACGACCAGATCAACGTGCCCGCGTCCGTCGTCGGGGACGCGGCGAACTTCATGCTGGAGAACCAGAACGTCACGATCGCCCTGCACGACGGCAACCCGCTGTATCTCGACCTGCCGGCCTCGGTCGTCCTCGAGATCACGTACACCGAGCCGGGCCTGCAGGGCGACCGCTCGTCTGCGGGCACCAAGGCCGCCACCGTCGAGACCGGCTACGAGATCCAGGTCCCGCTGTTCCTCGAGACCGGCACCAAGGTCAAGGTCGACACCCGCACGGGCGACTACCTCGGCCGTGTGAACTGA
- the aroC gene encoding chorismate synthase, with translation MLRVLTAGESHGPELVAIMEGLPAGVPVSRAAIQADLARRKLGYGRGSRMKFEEDELTISGGVRHGLSLGSPIALRIGNTEWPKWVEVMSPEPTELSDRSRGRGAALTRPRPGHADLVGMQKYDFDESRPILERASARETAARVALGAVARSFLSELGIRLVSHTLSIGPVRAPEDAPLPAPEDVEALDADPLRCFHPGTSERMVAEVDAARKDGDTLGGIVEVLAYGLPPGLGSHVHWDRRLDGRLAQALMSIQAIKGVEVGDGFETTRRRGSAAHDELFATDDGISRSSDRAGGTEGGMSTGTVLRVRAGMKPIATVPRALRTVDVATGDTAAAHHQRSDVCAVPAAGVVAEAMVAIVLAEAILEKFGGDSVGETARNLRGYLDAIPETLRTATASDATLGA, from the coding sequence ATGCTCCGCGTGCTCACGGCCGGCGAATCGCACGGCCCAGAACTCGTCGCCATCATGGAGGGACTGCCCGCCGGCGTCCCGGTCTCGCGCGCCGCCATCCAGGCGGACCTCGCGCGTCGCAAGCTCGGCTACGGCCGCGGCTCGCGCATGAAGTTCGAGGAGGACGAGCTGACGATCTCGGGCGGCGTCCGCCACGGGCTCAGCCTCGGCAGCCCGATCGCCCTGCGCATCGGCAACACCGAATGGCCCAAGTGGGTCGAGGTCATGAGCCCCGAGCCCACCGAGCTCTCGGACCGCTCTCGCGGCCGCGGCGCCGCCCTCACACGGCCGCGCCCCGGGCACGCCGACCTCGTCGGCATGCAGAAGTACGACTTCGACGAGTCCCGCCCCATCCTCGAGCGCGCCAGCGCCCGCGAGACGGCCGCGCGCGTGGCTCTCGGCGCCGTCGCGCGCTCGTTCCTGAGCGAACTGGGCATCCGGCTCGTCAGCCACACGCTCTCGATCGGCCCGGTGCGCGCGCCCGAGGATGCGCCGCTCCCGGCGCCCGAGGACGTCGAAGCGCTGGACGCCGATCCGCTGCGCTGCTTCCACCCCGGGACCTCGGAGCGCATGGTCGCCGAGGTCGACGCGGCGCGCAAGGACGGCGACACGCTCGGAGGCATCGTCGAGGTGCTCGCGTACGGGCTTCCCCCGGGCCTCGGCTCCCACGTGCACTGGGACCGGCGCCTCGACGGCAGGCTCGCGCAGGCGCTCATGAGCATCCAGGCGATCAAGGGCGTCGAGGTCGGCGACGGGTTCGAGACGACCCGGCGCCGCGGGTCCGCCGCCCACGACGAGCTGTTCGCCACCGACGACGGCATCTCGCGCTCCAGCGACAGGGCCGGCGGAACCGAGGGCGGCATGTCCACCGGCACCGTCCTGCGCGTGCGCGCGGGCATGAAGCCCATCGCCACGGTTCCCCGCGCGCTGCGGACCGTCGACGTCGCGACCGGCGACACGGCCGCCGCGCACCACCAGCGCTCGGACGTGTGCGCCGTGCCCGCCGCGGGCGTCGTCGCCGAGGCCATGGTCGCCATCGTGCTGGCCGAGGCGATCCTGGAGAAGTTCGGCGGCGACAGCGTCGGCGAGACCGCCCGCAACCTGCGCGGCTACCTCGACGCGATCCCGGAGACCCTGCGCACGGCCACCGCCAGCGACGCGACGCTCGGAGCATGA
- the mltG gene encoding endolytic transglycosylase MltG, with protein MTPDSFDDPFADLFGRPSRPAADSRRAERSEPTQPPTRSSSETPAAAAAPMTRREAREAAARAAAAQQPAAASPAQASPARPSAPAPQAAPRAAAPARPATAPNESAPRAAAAPQAASTEPEWHTAPASAVDRTASEPVDDTALLAAPRRTVVAQDDHADAAEEDAWAGFIGTAQAATTPALPYSRTGTTGPTPTAEEPATPEATAQAPREPSLEDLFSGASSSDEMGAVPPPKNKRKRRIGGWIALGVVLVILGGIGAGGLWVWNTYEEQIRSVMGWEEPQDYEAGQATGEALLTISSGDVPSNISQSLFEAGVTKTPEAFYDHLIDTGQNPTFYPGVYRLQQRMTSAAALDMLQDPANKLENSALLREGLTVDQTLPILAEGLGLPLEDFTSAVGDPSQFGVSADSLEGWLFPAMYTFDPGITATGVIQAMVDRTVESLDAAGVPEADRQRILTIASIIQREARFEDDFYRVSRVIENRMDPNNQETFGLLQMDSTAQYGYGEMHDGTVSSSAEALEDDNPWNTYVNPGLPVGPIANPGDTAIDAAMHPADGDWLYFVTVNLDTGETVFTTNLADHNRAVAQWQDWCAANPDSGC; from the coding sequence ATGACACCCGATTCGTTCGACGACCCCTTCGCGGATCTGTTCGGCCGCCCCTCCCGGCCGGCCGCCGACAGCCGGCGAGCCGAGAGGTCCGAGCCCACGCAGCCGCCGACGAGGAGCTCGTCGGAGACCCCGGCGGCCGCTGCCGCCCCCATGACCCGCCGCGAGGCGCGCGAAGCGGCGGCACGCGCCGCCGCCGCGCAGCAGCCGGCGGCGGCCTCCCCGGCTCAGGCGAGCCCCGCCCGGCCGTCCGCGCCGGCGCCCCAGGCCGCTCCCCGTGCGGCCGCCCCCGCCCGGCCGGCAACGGCGCCGAACGAGTCGGCACCGCGCGCCGCGGCCGCCCCGCAGGCGGCGAGCACCGAGCCGGAGTGGCATACCGCGCCGGCATCGGCGGTCGACCGCACCGCCTCCGAGCCGGTCGACGACACGGCCCTGCTCGCGGCTCCGCGACGCACCGTCGTCGCCCAGGACGACCACGCGGACGCGGCCGAGGAAGACGCGTGGGCCGGCTTCATCGGCACCGCGCAGGCAGCGACCACACCGGCGCTGCCGTACAGCCGCACCGGCACGACGGGACCGACTCCCACCGCGGAGGAGCCCGCGACGCCGGAGGCGACAGCCCAGGCGCCGCGCGAGCCCAGCCTGGAGGACCTCTTCTCGGGCGCCAGCTCGAGCGACGAGATGGGCGCCGTCCCCCCGCCCAAGAACAAGCGCAAGCGCCGCATCGGCGGATGGATCGCCCTCGGCGTCGTGCTCGTGATCCTCGGCGGCATCGGCGCCGGCGGACTGTGGGTGTGGAACACGTACGAGGAGCAGATCCGGTCGGTCATGGGCTGGGAGGAGCCCCAGGACTACGAGGCGGGCCAGGCCACCGGCGAGGCCCTGCTGACCATCAGCTCGGGCGATGTCCCCTCCAACATCTCGCAGTCGCTCTTCGAAGCGGGTGTCACCAAGACCCCCGAGGCCTTCTACGACCACCTCATCGACACGGGTCAGAACCCGACGTTCTATCCCGGCGTCTACCGGCTCCAGCAGCGGATGACCTCGGCAGCGGCGCTCGACATGCTGCAGGATCCCGCCAACAAGCTCGAGAACTCCGCGCTGCTGCGCGAGGGGCTCACGGTGGACCAGACCCTCCCGATCCTCGCCGAGGGGCTCGGACTGCCGCTCGAGGACTTCACCAGCGCTGTGGGCGACCCGTCGCAGTTCGGCGTCTCGGCCGACAGCCTCGAAGGCTGGCTCTTCCCGGCGATGTACACGTTCGACCCGGGCATCACCGCGACGGGCGTCATCCAGGCGATGGTGGACCGCACCGTCGAGTCGCTCGACGCCGCCGGCGTGCCGGAGGCCGACCGCCAGCGCATCCTCACGATCGCCTCGATCATCCAGCGCGAGGCGCGTTTCGAAGACGACTTCTACCGGGTCTCCCGCGTCATCGAGAACCGCATGGACCCGAACAACCAGGAGACGTTCGGCCTGCTCCAGATGGACTCGACCGCCCAGTACGGCTACGGAGAGATGCACGACGGCACCGTCAGCTCGTCGGCCGAGGCGCTCGAGGACGACAACCCGTGGAACACGTATGTGAACCCCGGGCTCCCGGTCGGCCCGATCGCGAACCCCGGGGACACGGCGATCGACGCCGCCATGCACCCGGCGGACGGCGACTGGCTGTACTTCGTGACGGTGAACCTCGACACGGGGGAGACCGTCTTCACGACGAACCTCGCCGACCACAACCGCGCCGTGGCGCAATGGCAGGACTGGTGCGCGGCGAACCCGGACTCGGGGTGCTGA
- a CDS encoding replication-associated recombination protein A, whose translation MTTPSALFAGQTPLAVRMRPTSLDEVAGQAHLLRRGSPLVALADADARTTATSVILWGPPGTGKTTLAQAIARSSGRRFVELSAITAGVRDVREVMQEALDQRDLYGQSTILFLDEIHRFTKAQQDALLPGVENGWVVLIAATTENPSFSVIAPLLSRSLLLTLQPLTDDDLRVLIDRAVTDARGLAGSVSLGDEAREALVRLASGDARRALTALEAAASLAPPADDPDSVPEIGADHVAQAVDRALLRYDRQGDEHYDVISAFIKSIRGSDPDAAIHYLARMIEAGEDPRFIARRLIISAAEDIGLADPHALPLAVAAAESVQMIGMPEGRIPLAEATVYLATTAKSNAAYNAINAAIADVRAGGFGRVPAHLRDAHYPGAKRLGHGKGYVYPHDADVGVVAQQYLPDDLRGRRYYEPTARGQEREVQARLAKIRRILDPDG comes from the coding sequence GTGACGACACCGAGCGCGCTGTTCGCGGGCCAGACCCCGCTCGCCGTGCGCATGCGTCCCACGTCGCTCGACGAGGTGGCCGGGCAGGCGCACCTCCTGCGTCGCGGCTCGCCGCTGGTCGCGCTGGCGGATGCCGATGCACGCACCACCGCGACCTCGGTGATCCTGTGGGGTCCGCCGGGCACCGGCAAGACGACTCTCGCGCAGGCGATCGCCCGATCGTCGGGGCGGCGCTTCGTCGAACTGTCGGCCATCACGGCGGGCGTGCGCGATGTGCGCGAGGTCATGCAGGAGGCCCTCGATCAGCGCGACCTGTACGGGCAGTCGACGATCCTGTTCCTGGACGAGATCCACCGGTTCACCAAGGCCCAGCAGGACGCCCTGCTTCCGGGCGTCGAGAACGGCTGGGTCGTCCTGATCGCGGCCACGACCGAGAACCCCTCGTTCTCCGTCATCGCGCCGCTGCTTTCGCGGTCGCTGCTGCTGACGCTGCAACCGCTCACCGACGATGATCTGCGCGTGCTCATCGACCGCGCCGTCACGGACGCGCGGGGGCTCGCCGGCTCCGTGTCGCTCGGCGACGAGGCGCGGGAGGCGCTCGTCCGTCTGGCGTCGGGGGACGCGCGGCGCGCGCTGACGGCCCTCGAGGCCGCGGCCTCGCTCGCGCCCCCGGCCGACGACCCCGACTCCGTGCCCGAGATCGGCGCGGATCACGTCGCGCAGGCGGTGGACCGCGCTCTGCTGCGCTACGACCGCCAGGGCGACGAGCACTACGACGTCATCAGCGCCTTCATCAAGTCGATCCGCGGATCGGACCCGGACGCGGCGATCCACTACCTCGCGCGCATGATCGAGGCGGGGGAGGACCCCCGGTTCATCGCGCGTCGCCTGATCATCTCGGCCGCCGAGGACATCGGGCTCGCCGATCCGCACGCGCTCCCGCTGGCTGTCGCCGCGGCGGAGTCGGTGCAGATGATCGGGATGCCCGAGGGGCGCATCCCCCTGGCCGAGGCCACCGTCTACCTCGCCACGACCGCGAAGTCCAACGCCGCGTACAACGCGATCAACGCCGCCATCGCCGATGTGCGGGCCGGCGGCTTCGGCCGCGTGCCCGCGCACCTGCGCGATGCGCACTACCCCGGAGCGAAGCGGCTGGGCCACGGCAAGGGATACGTCTACCCGCACGATGCCGACGTCGGCGTGGTCGCCCAGCAGTACCTGCCCGACGATCTGCGCGGACGCCGGTACTACGAGCCGACGGCCCGCGGGCAGGAGCGCGAGGTCCAGGCGCGGCTGGCGAAGATCCGCCGCATCCTGGACCCCGACGGCTGA